From a region of the Neisseria subflava genome:
- a CDS encoding DUF4189 domain-containing protein, with protein sequence MKKTLMTLILCALTPAALAADTYGYLAMWQNPADSNEALQIKTTKENATQLDATAELETFCKGQDALAGISAGQATGCKTVVPLHNTCIAVAYPKAMGKLTAQNVVAITSPRFKTVHQIALNQCIKKYGSQGQCALETVYCTSETYYQGTVKTLWEKIKSI encoded by the coding sequence ATGAAAAAAACACTAATGACACTTATCCTTTGCGCACTGACTCCTGCCGCCCTGGCTGCCGATACTTACGGCTACCTGGCCATGTGGCAAAACCCTGCCGACAGCAATGAAGCGCTGCAAATCAAAACCACCAAAGAAAATGCTACCCAACTGGATGCGACAGCCGAACTCGAAACATTCTGCAAAGGCCAAGATGCCTTAGCCGGTATCAGCGCAGGCCAAGCAACAGGCTGCAAAACTGTTGTCCCTCTGCACAACACCTGTATCGCTGTTGCCTACCCTAAAGCCATGGGCAAATTGACTGCTCAAAACGTAGTGGCCATTACCTCCCCACGTTTCAAAACCGTGCATCAAATTGCCTTGAACCAGTGTATCAAAAAATACGGTTCACAAGGACAATGTGCTTTAGAAACAGTCTATTGCACTTCCGAAACCTACTATCAAGGTACGGTCAAAACCCTTTGGGAAAAAATCAAATCCATTTAA